Proteins encoded together in one Lathyrus oleraceus cultivar Zhongwan6 chromosome 5, CAAS_Psat_ZW6_1.0, whole genome shotgun sequence window:
- the LOC127084422 gene encoding uncharacterized protein LOC127084422 → MCPLRVLLIFLSATLAGFFVLRNLRSQPKIDDDEVADSTLPSNPKILDSSNAASDGNSKVWNALESGFWTFVDMASGRYLWRHVVSSSSSKRSS, encoded by the exons ATGTGCCCTCTGAGGGTTCTTCTGATTTTCTTGTCCGCAACTCTCGCCGGATTCTTCGTTCTCAGAAATTTAAGATCTCAACCAAAGATCGATGATGATGAAGTTGCTGATTCAACTCTTCCATCAAACCCTAAAATCTTAGATTCTTCAAATGCTGCATCGGATGGAAATTCCAAG GTTTGGAATGCGTTAGAATCTGGGTTTTGGACCTTTGTTGATATGGCTAGTGGCCGTTATCTTTGGAGGCACGTggtttcatcatcttcttcaaagCGCTCCAGCTGA